The following proteins are co-located in the Stieleria sp. JC731 genome:
- a CDS encoding Gfo/Idh/MocA family protein translates to MEKVRYGLVGFGAWGQHHADAIAKAPNAELIGIAAASEKTAEAARSAYPDAFVTTDFHQLIGRDDIEVVDVVVPSHLHHDVTTAVLGSGKHCLLEKPMGINLQECNDMIEASQAANKLLCVGHELRLSSMWGKAKELVDEGFIGKPQYCLVELSRNPYRLGSDGWRYDINRVGNWILEEPIHFFDLARWYLESAGNPTTIYATANSRDESRPELQDNFSAIMHFDGKAYAVVSQTLSAFEHHQTIKITGSRGALWASWSGAMDRTRHPSYRLRAFDGEQITDIPIEKPTGELFELEDQIIRVADAVRDGKPLHCTAEDGCWSVAMCLAATESVQSGRPHPIVTRA, encoded by the coding sequence ATGGAAAAGGTTCGATACGGTTTGGTTGGGTTTGGCGCATGGGGACAGCATCATGCCGACGCAATTGCAAAAGCTCCCAATGCGGAATTGATTGGCATCGCGGCTGCAAGTGAAAAGACAGCTGAAGCAGCAAGGTCGGCGTACCCAGACGCATTTGTAACGACCGATTTTCATCAACTGATTGGGAGGGATGACATCGAAGTTGTTGATGTCGTTGTTCCGAGTCACCTTCACCACGATGTCACCACTGCGGTGCTAGGCAGTGGCAAGCACTGTTTGCTTGAAAAGCCAATGGGCATTAACCTGCAAGAGTGCAACGATATGATCGAAGCGTCCCAAGCCGCGAATAAGCTGCTGTGTGTGGGGCACGAACTTCGTTTGTCGTCGATGTGGGGTAAGGCAAAGGAACTGGTTGACGAAGGTTTCATTGGCAAACCCCAGTACTGCCTGGTCGAACTGTCGAGGAATCCTTATCGACTCGGATCAGACGGCTGGCGATACGATATCAATCGTGTCGGAAATTGGATCTTGGAAGAGCCGATTCATTTTTTCGATCTCGCGCGATGGTACCTGGAATCCGCTGGTAACCCAACGACCATCTATGCGACGGCCAACAGTCGCGATGAGAGTCGTCCTGAACTGCAAGACAACTTCAGTGCAATCATGCATTTTGACGGTAAGGCGTACGCGGTTGTTTCGCAAACCTTGAGCGCTTTTGAGCATCACCAAACGATAAAAATCACCGGCAGCCGCGGCGCACTTTGGGCATCTTGGAGCGGCGCCATGGATCGCACACGGCATCCGTCATATCGTTTACGCGCTTTTGATGGCGAACAGATCACGGACATTCCGATTGAAAAGCCCACCGGTGAACTGTTTGAACTCGAAGACCAAATCATTCGTGTTGCAGACGCAGTGCGTGATGGAAAACCACTTCACTGCACAGCCGAAGACGGATGCTGGTCGGTTGCAATGTGTCTAGCTGCGACGGAGTCCGTTCAATCCGGGCGTCCACATCCAATTGTCACTCGAGCTTGA
- a CDS encoding carbohydrate kinase family protein, which produces MNRLPKKRFDLVGIGVSVWDRICLVASLPARGSVVRAQRVVEGIGGGVTVAVAMASRLGSRTAMIDHLGDDFAGQQILQRLRDEGVDVDGTEILHSGTSSVASIWSEIESAERTIVFSPGTASDQFSVPSDLADYVSNAKLLHLNGRHLQVCNKAIELAKQTGTLVSFDGGAFRYRDEVIPLMRAADLVIVARQFAECHAEANGCSIAADMTGLELAESLQCELKCRLVGVTSGAGGSYFVTQDGHSHFQPAMDAEKAIDTTGCGDTFHGAFLHRYLSSEAVAESAAFAAFVAGKNAQDVGGLVYRPES; this is translated from the coding sequence TTGAATCGATTGCCAAAGAAACGTTTCGATCTTGTTGGCATTGGCGTTTCGGTTTGGGACCGAATCTGTTTGGTGGCATCGCTACCTGCTCGCGGTTCCGTGGTCAGAGCACAGCGAGTCGTCGAAGGTATCGGTGGGGGAGTAACCGTTGCCGTCGCGATGGCCTCGAGGTTAGGCAGTCGAACCGCGATGATTGATCATCTCGGAGACGATTTTGCAGGACAACAGATCCTGCAGCGTCTCCGTGACGAAGGCGTTGATGTTGATGGAACGGAAATCCTGCATTCTGGTACGTCATCTGTCGCTTCGATTTGGTCAGAGATTGAGAGCGCCGAACGCACCATCGTTTTTTCACCGGGTACCGCTAGCGATCAATTTTCGGTGCCTTCAGACTTAGCTGACTACGTATCAAATGCCAAGCTTCTGCATCTAAATGGTCGCCACTTGCAGGTGTGTAACAAAGCGATCGAACTGGCCAAGCAAACTGGAACACTGGTTTCGTTCGATGGTGGTGCTTTTCGCTATCGCGATGAAGTGATACCACTGATGCGGGCTGCGGACCTTGTGATCGTGGCAAGACAATTCGCTGAATGTCATGCCGAAGCCAACGGATGCTCAATCGCGGCGGACATGACCGGGCTTGAACTAGCGGAAAGTCTTCAATGTGAACTGAAGTGCCGTCTTGTCGGTGTGACCAGCGGTGCTGGGGGAAGCTACTTCGTTACCCAGGACGGCCACAGTCATTTTCAACCGGCTATGGATGCAGAAAAAGCTATCGACACAACAGGTTGTGGTGACACGTTTCACGGTGCGTTTCTGCACCGATACCTGAGCAGCGAAGCCGTGGCAGAAAGCGCGGCGTTTGCCGCGTTCGTGGCCGGTAAGAATGCCCAAGACGTTGGCGGTCTGGTCTACCGTCCAGAAAGCTAG
- a CDS encoding sulfite exporter TauE/SafE family protein, translated as MSDPATLVAILAFALIAGFVHSAVGFGFGIVAVTLLPWAIDVKQAQIVISTASVPVMLAAVWNYRNGAEFRHLLRALIGAAIALPIGLYAFEVVTADWLVRGTGVAILLMVGLNLRNRAKARTGIKSGDGSALIAGGIGGFLAGAVSIAGPPVAAFALSQPWDQRQFKAFMNQFLFVVSVYKFGGLLVRQLVDMNALTQAAVVAPAAMIGIQLGVIASKRLTTSTFQHFVAVALTLVAFYYVIAGG; from the coding sequence ATGAGCGATCCAGCTACCTTGGTTGCTATCCTGGCGTTTGCGTTGATCGCAGGCTTCGTTCACAGTGCGGTTGGGTTCGGTTTCGGAATCGTCGCGGTAACACTGTTGCCATGGGCGATCGACGTCAAACAAGCCCAGATTGTCATCTCCACAGCAAGTGTTCCCGTGATGCTGGCGGCGGTTTGGAATTACCGCAACGGTGCAGAATTTCGGCATCTATTGCGAGCCCTTATCGGGGCGGCGATTGCATTGCCGATCGGTTTGTATGCGTTTGAAGTTGTCACGGCAGACTGGCTGGTTCGTGGCACCGGTGTTGCCATCTTGCTAATGGTCGGGCTGAACCTACGCAACCGCGCGAAAGCAAGAACTGGCATCAAATCTGGCGACGGTTCCGCGTTGATTGCCGGCGGAATAGGTGGATTTCTCGCCGGTGCCGTTTCTATCGCGGGGCCTCCCGTGGCGGCATTCGCGTTGTCGCAGCCTTGGGATCAACGGCAATTCAAAGCGTTCATGAACCAATTCTTATTTGTCGTTTCGGTCTACAAATTTGGCGGACTGTTGGTGCGGCAACTGGTTGACATGAACGCCCTAACGCAAGCCGCAGTGGTAGCCCCTGCAGCGATGATCGGCATTCAGTTGGGAGTGATTGCCAGTAAGCGTCTGACAACTTCGACGTTCCAGCACTTTGTCGCAGTAGCGTTGACGCTGGTCGCGTTCTACTATGTGATCGCCGGAGGTTAA
- a CDS encoding MFS transporter, with amino-acid sequence MQETDSSNEDFSDAASGKPILDHSQGPWYQGVTGYQWLILVIACAGWVFDVYESQIFNITRNDMLKEILQDESQIKQWGDNFLAIFLVGGTIGGLLFGSLADKFGRRPIMIATILMYSLFSGLTYFANDIYVVGSLRLLVAIGIGGEWAVAASLVAEVFPKRARAHATGIFHASSILGTLLAGLSGMLVGSHWRYAYLIGVLPALLIVVVRIYVKEPERWQASQSSGMNKKAGSFSELLLNPRWGSLALRGMLLAAVGLGTFWSVTVAGQDLVREMLIRNGADAQIASEKSKFAYAIVQAIGGGLGLLSFGPLAARFGRKPTFVFFHICGMLIVPVICFVPQTYNQMLFLLPVFGFLTLGMHSGYAIYFPELFPTHIRATGASFCFNGGRMLAVPVLLFSGWLKAREGMQLESAVTWLSLIFLIGIAVMLTLPETKNRDLVEST; translated from the coding sequence ATGCAAGAAACAGACTCAAGCAACGAAGACTTTAGTGACGCAGCATCTGGCAAGCCAATTTTGGACCACTCACAGGGCCCATGGTATCAAGGCGTCACCGGCTATCAGTGGTTGATCCTGGTCATTGCGTGTGCAGGATGGGTGTTTGACGTCTACGAGAGCCAGATCTTCAACATCACTCGCAACGACATGTTGAAAGAGATTCTGCAAGACGAATCACAGATCAAGCAATGGGGCGATAACTTTTTGGCAATCTTCCTCGTTGGTGGAACGATCGGAGGATTACTATTCGGGTCTTTAGCCGATAAGTTTGGGCGTCGTCCAATCATGATCGCAACGATCCTGATGTACTCGCTGTTCTCGGGACTGACATACTTTGCGAACGACATCTACGTCGTCGGAAGCCTTCGCCTGCTAGTCGCCATCGGTATCGGTGGTGAATGGGCCGTCGCCGCAAGTTTGGTCGCAGAGGTTTTTCCAAAGCGGGCTCGAGCCCATGCTACTGGAATCTTTCATGCGTCGAGCATCTTGGGAACGTTATTGGCAGGGCTATCCGGAATGCTCGTCGGATCACACTGGCGCTATGCTTATTTGATTGGTGTCTTGCCGGCTCTGTTAATCGTTGTCGTGCGCATTTATGTCAAAGAACCGGAGCGTTGGCAGGCGAGCCAATCCAGCGGTATGAACAAAAAGGCTGGCAGCTTTTCTGAATTGCTGCTGAACCCTCGATGGGGCAGCCTTGCACTACGTGGAATGCTATTGGCGGCAGTCGGGCTAGGAACATTCTGGTCCGTCACCGTCGCGGGACAGGATTTGGTCCGCGAAATGCTAATCCGCAATGGAGCCGATGCACAAATCGCGAGCGAGAAAAGTAAATTCGCTTATGCAATCGTACAAGCGATCGGCGGTGGTTTGGGGTTACTGTCGTTCGGCCCCCTGGCTGCCAGATTTGGTCGAAAGCCAACTTTTGTTTTCTTTCACATCTGCGGAATGTTAATCGTTCCAGTGATCTGCTTCGTTCCGCAGACCTACAACCAGATGCTTTTTCTATTGCCGGTTTTCGGTTTCCTGACCTTGGGAATGCACTCTGGGTATGCCATCTATTTTCCCGAACTCTTTCCGACGCACATTCGAGCCACAGGTGCCAGTTTTTGTTTCAATGGCGGTCGAATGTTGGCCGTGCCGGTCTTGCTGTTTTCGGGCTGGCTGAAAGCACGTGAAGGCATGCAATTGGAGTCCGCTGTGACATGGTTGTCGCTGATCTTCCTGATTGGGATCGCTGTCATGTTGACGCTGCCGGAAACAAAGAATCGTGATTTAGTCGAATCCACATGA
- a CDS encoding Gfo/Idh/MocA family protein: MSKSQNRRVFIARCAATATASTLAYNSGAFGAAKNDRPILGLIGAGYQPETKRRGRGIAIGLAAAKLGDISMLCEVDSVAASYANENVCGGKAKIVDDYKRVLDEPSIEAVLIGTPDHWHAKIAIEAMKAGKDVYCEKPVAVTIEEGKWLRDVAAETGRVFQVGTQQRTEYNQRFLKAIAMVRGGRLGKIDNIRIGLNEGWKGGPFESAAAPPSLNWERWLGPAPMTEYIPQRTHRTFRWWFEYAGGQLCDWGAHHVDIAQWAIGQHHSGPTTIETSAELNQPYSDGMPTRKDSYNTPVKFTAKCGFDNDITMLIDSSRNGITFEGSRGRIFVNRGTLEGKPVDELADNPLPANAIEDVYGSTPASSHMQNFVDCLRSRKQPISDIASHHRTLTTCHLANISIRVGRSLRWDPKAEQIVGDDVANALLSREYRHGYEIQR, translated from the coding sequence ATGTCCAAATCACAAAACCGACGTGTCTTTATCGCACGGTGTGCGGCGACAGCGACAGCATCAACCCTTGCTTATAACAGCGGTGCTTTCGGCGCCGCGAAAAACGATAGACCGATCCTGGGCCTTATTGGTGCTGGCTACCAACCGGAGACGAAACGGCGCGGACGCGGCATTGCGATCGGCTTAGCTGCGGCGAAGCTGGGCGACATTTCGATGCTATGCGAAGTCGACTCGGTCGCTGCCTCATATGCAAACGAAAATGTTTGTGGTGGAAAGGCCAAAATCGTTGACGACTACAAGCGAGTCTTGGATGAACCTTCTATCGAAGCAGTTTTGATAGGAACGCCAGATCACTGGCACGCGAAGATCGCAATCGAGGCGATGAAAGCTGGTAAAGATGTTTATTGTGAAAAGCCCGTTGCGGTAACAATCGAAGAAGGGAAGTGGCTGCGTGATGTCGCAGCCGAAACCGGCAGAGTATTTCAAGTCGGGACTCAACAACGGACCGAATACAACCAACGTTTTTTGAAGGCGATCGCCATGGTCCGTGGCGGCCGACTTGGCAAGATCGACAACATACGGATCGGCCTAAACGAAGGCTGGAAAGGTGGCCCGTTTGAATCGGCCGCCGCGCCGCCGTCACTGAATTGGGAACGATGGCTCGGACCGGCACCAATGACTGAATACATCCCACAACGTACGCATCGAACTTTCCGTTGGTGGTTCGAATACGCTGGTGGCCAGCTTTGCGATTGGGGAGCGCACCATGTGGATATTGCACAGTGGGCGATCGGGCAGCACCACAGTGGCCCAACGACGATTGAAACCAGCGCCGAATTGAACCAGCCGTACTCCGATGGGATGCCGACGCGCAAAGACAGCTACAATACGCCGGTTAAATTCACGGCAAAATGCGGTTTCGACAACGACATTACGATGCTGATCGATTCGTCACGCAACGGTATCACATTCGAGGGGAGCCGCGGTCGGATCTTTGTCAATCGCGGAACTCTGGAAGGTAAGCCTGTCGATGAACTTGCCGATAACCCGTTGCCGGCAAACGCGATTGAAGATGTTTATGGCAGTACACCGGCCAGTTCGCATATGCAGAACTTTGTCGACTGCTTGCGTTCACGCAAACAGCCGATTTCCGATATAGCGTCTCATCATCGGACACTGACGACCTGCCACCTTGCAAACATTTCAATTCGCGTCGGCAGGTCACTACGCTGGGATCCAAAAGCAGAACAGATTGTCGGCGATGATGTCGCAAATGCACTTCTTTCGCGAGAGTATCGCCATGGATACGAAATACAGCGTTGA
- the queF gene encoding preQ(1) synthase — protein sequence MSESKNFREILEVFENPSQSRDFKIVHHCPEFTSVCPKTGQPDYGKIIFTYVPDKVCVELKSLKMYLQAFRNEGIFYEAITNRIMDDFLAVVQPKTATVESQWTPRGGLHSNIVVEYPTPEAS from the coding sequence TTGAGTGAGTCAAAGAATTTTCGCGAAATCCTGGAGGTGTTCGAGAACCCCAGCCAATCGCGTGATTTTAAAATCGTCCACCACTGCCCCGAATTCACGTCGGTGTGCCCGAAAACCGGCCAACCGGACTACGGCAAGATTATTTTCACCTACGTTCCGGACAAGGTCTGTGTGGAGCTGAAAAGCCTAAAAATGTACCTCCAAGCCTTTCGAAATGAAGGGATCTTTTACGAGGCCATCACCAACCGGATCATGGACGACTTTCTCGCCGTTGTACAGCCGAAAACTGCGACAGTGGAAAGCCAGTGGACCCCTCGCGGTGGTCTCCACAGCAACATCGTCGTTGAATACCCCACCCCCGAAGCCTCCTAA
- a CDS encoding TauD/TfdA family dioxygenase, which yields MTPHPSIVQVAVEGQRQDGGSVFPFAYGAADSKLQLPEFLDWVSQNRDVLLQQATEHGAIAFRGFATPEVDDFDQVIQSLGVENFPYKKSLSNAVRINRTPRVFSANEAPPDVKIFFHHEMAQTPLYPRYILFFCEIAPQSGGATPLCRSDVLYAELQKRCPAFAQKCEDVGLQYTNVMPGIDDPNSGMGRSWQSTLGVETKEQAEARLGELGYSFDWLEDGCLKATTPQLPAVMEVGPGRKTFFNQLIAAYCGWKDERNDPSDAIRHGDGSKLDGDAVAVAIELAEHYAYDHQWQKGDIVLLDNTVAMHARRPFEGTRKVVASLAEMQTQSFSRAGV from the coding sequence ATGACTCCCCACCCATCCATCGTCCAAGTCGCAGTCGAAGGCCAACGCCAAGACGGCGGCAGTGTCTTTCCGTTTGCCTACGGGGCCGCGGATTCCAAGTTACAGTTACCTGAGTTCCTGGATTGGGTATCGCAAAACCGCGACGTGCTGCTGCAACAAGCGACCGAACATGGTGCGATCGCATTCCGCGGGTTTGCAACACCGGAAGTTGATGACTTTGATCAGGTAATCCAATCATTGGGTGTCGAGAACTTTCCGTACAAGAAATCTCTTTCCAATGCCGTTCGGATCAACCGCACTCCCCGCGTCTTTTCGGCAAATGAGGCGCCACCTGACGTAAAGATCTTCTTTCACCATGAGATGGCGCAAACGCCACTGTACCCGCGATACATTCTTTTCTTCTGTGAAATTGCACCGCAATCAGGTGGCGCCACGCCGTTGTGCCGAAGTGACGTCCTGTACGCCGAACTGCAAAAACGCTGCCCAGCATTTGCTCAAAAATGCGAAGACGTAGGGCTGCAATACACCAACGTGATGCCGGGGATCGACGACCCAAATTCAGGAATGGGACGCAGCTGGCAAAGTACGCTCGGCGTCGAAACAAAGGAACAGGCTGAAGCACGACTCGGTGAACTGGGGTATTCCTTTGACTGGCTGGAAGACGGATGCCTCAAGGCGACAACGCCACAGTTGCCAGCTGTCATGGAAGTTGGCCCTGGGCGAAAGACATTCTTCAATCAGTTGATTGCCGCTTACTGCGGCTGGAAAGACGAACGCAACGATCCGTCGGACGCAATACGCCACGGCGACGGTAGCAAACTTGATGGTGATGCTGTCGCAGTCGCGATCGAACTAGCTGAGCACTACGCTTACGATCATCAATGGCAGAAAGGTGACATCGTCCTGCTTGATAATACCGTTGCGATGCACGCTCGCCGTCCTTTCGAAGGGACCCGCAAAGTCGTCGCTTCGTTGGCCGAAATGCAAACGCAGTCATTCAGTCGTGCCGGAGTCTAG
- a CDS encoding sugar phosphate isomerase/epimerase family protein, translating to MSDQIPVLLSGFADEAANEKLAVQQFSAFAALGLRYYSIRFIDAGEGIKNVMMLSDSEIEHVKKMQSDYGLKVSSIGSPIGKVKLCDVDDGTSNKFIPFEQYLAEDVKTACDRAEAFGAKLIRGFSFYHPKGSDPTEHIDQVADQLGQIAEACDKRGLTFGLEVEANLVGQTGETLAAIAKKVNHPAMLTIFDGANIVTQGFTADETYAQYLAMKPSMGWLHIKDYHDPSPTGRIEHVDEASLANFVPADCGDSGHEAILRDLKDFLPELHRRMTDRGADGVFLDLEPHVKGGGQFGGFSGPDGFGVALRGLCRVLDYVRIPYDLRGFSDIKG from the coding sequence ATGTCTGACCAGATTCCTGTCCTGTTGAGTGGCTTTGCAGATGAAGCCGCCAACGAAAAATTGGCTGTGCAGCAGTTTTCCGCTTTCGCGGCACTCGGACTACGCTACTACTCGATTCGGTTTATCGACGCCGGTGAAGGCATCAAGAACGTCATGATGCTCTCCGATTCGGAGATCGAGCATGTCAAAAAGATGCAGTCCGATTACGGACTAAAAGTTAGCAGCATTGGTTCGCCGATCGGCAAAGTAAAACTCTGCGACGTCGATGACGGAACTTCGAATAAGTTCATTCCGTTCGAACAGTATTTGGCAGAAGACGTCAAAACCGCGTGTGATCGAGCCGAGGCTTTTGGTGCCAAACTGATTCGCGGCTTTTCGTTCTATCATCCCAAAGGCAGCGACCCGACCGAGCACATCGATCAGGTCGCAGACCAACTAGGCCAGATCGCCGAAGCGTGTGATAAACGGGGGCTGACCTTCGGCCTGGAAGTCGAAGCCAATTTGGTCGGGCAAACAGGTGAGACCCTCGCGGCCATCGCAAAGAAGGTGAACCATCCGGCGATGCTCACGATCTTTGACGGTGCGAACATTGTCACTCAAGGCTTCACCGCTGACGAAACGTACGCGCAGTACTTGGCGATGAAACCCAGCATGGGCTGGTTGCATATCAAAGACTATCACGATCCGTCACCAACCGGACGCATCGAGCATGTTGATGAAGCCAGCTTGGCGAACTTTGTTCCAGCCGACTGTGGCGACAGCGGTCACGAAGCGATCCTTCGGGACCTGAAAGACTTCCTGCCAGAGCTTCATCGTCGAATGACCGATCGTGGTGCCGACGGAGTCTTTCTTGACCTCGAACCACATGTCAAAGGTGGTGGGCAGTTCGGCGGATTCAGCGGTCCTGACGGATTTGGCGTTGCCCTTCGAGGACTTTGCCGCGTCCTCGACTACGTGCGAATTCCCTATGACCTTCGCGGATTTTCGGACATCAAAGGCTGA
- a CDS encoding tetratricopeptide repeat protein, with amino-acid sequence MLRLLKNAPQLVVPISASVLTTSLLIASLSPITASAQEVADDTAAAAAGSESANSAEGDSENATEAATPDAGQDDLDEAAILGIDAKQPAELRRVELLLQSAMKKGLTGENASFAKKMLGSVLLKKAQQMLVAMRSAQQRTQIIQLRDEALRTLQEALENEPELVDAHLLIAQLNLLPGGDKKAVTESTTRAIEILKDRPVERSAAYVLRALNWGPGNEEKRLEDLNSAINDDPKNLEALQARAALKLQDEDVAGAIEDMERVMAQDPNNRLVEPVVQKLAELNRLDEALKLLTQALEANPSEALYRMRAILYRMQSKEDEALADLNKALAIQPRDPISLLQRAEIAIGNKNLQGAKDDLRAAERIDPRVALIEQAIAVRCMIAMEEGRMSDAINELKTLIERNPENTAWQLQLAGLYIQDDRPRQAADLMTAILERDPDNIGALRTRADAYLNTGMHQKAIDDYETAIDILGDSKESRELPGILNNYAWVLATSPEDSIRNGAKAVELATKAVELTDSSMPHILSTLAAAYAENGEFEKAIEWSTKAVETGKEQDHEQVDQLQEELDQYKTGKPWREKQEVKENATPILSPDDLIDT; translated from the coding sequence ATGCTTCGACTTCTAAAAAATGCCCCTCAGTTGGTCGTGCCGATTTCGGCCAGCGTTTTGACCACTAGCCTGCTGATTGCCAGTCTTTCGCCGATAACCGCTTCTGCGCAGGAAGTCGCCGACGACACTGCGGCTGCCGCAGCCGGCAGTGAATCAGCCAACTCTGCGGAAGGCGATTCCGAGAACGCAACCGAGGCAGCGACGCCGGATGCCGGGCAAGACGATCTGGACGAAGCTGCGATCCTGGGGATCGATGCAAAGCAACCGGCGGAACTCCGGCGCGTAGAACTGCTACTGCAGTCGGCCATGAAAAAAGGCCTCACGGGCGAGAATGCTTCTTTTGCGAAGAAGATGCTCGGTTCAGTATTGCTGAAGAAAGCTCAGCAGATGCTTGTTGCGATGCGTTCAGCTCAGCAGCGGACTCAAATCATTCAGCTTCGTGACGAAGCGCTACGAACACTGCAAGAGGCGCTCGAAAACGAACCGGAACTGGTCGACGCCCACCTGCTAATCGCTCAATTGAACTTGCTTCCCGGCGGTGACAAAAAAGCTGTGACCGAGTCGACAACTCGCGCGATCGAAATCTTGAAAGATCGTCCCGTCGAGCGTTCCGCTGCTTATGTCCTCAGGGCGCTCAATTGGGGTCCAGGCAACGAAGAAAAACGATTGGAAGATCTCAATTCCGCAATCAACGACGACCCCAAAAATTTGGAAGCGCTACAAGCACGTGCTGCATTGAAGCTGCAGGACGAAGACGTTGCGGGGGCGATTGAGGATATGGAACGCGTGATGGCGCAAGATCCGAACAATCGGCTTGTCGAACCGGTCGTCCAAAAGCTTGCAGAATTGAATCGCCTTGATGAAGCGCTGAAATTGCTGACCCAGGCTTTGGAAGCGAACCCTTCCGAAGCACTCTATCGCATGCGAGCCATCTTGTACCGCATGCAGTCGAAAGAAGACGAAGCACTTGCGGACCTAAACAAAGCCCTCGCGATTCAACCTCGCGATCCTATTTCGCTGCTACAACGCGCCGAAATCGCTATCGGTAACAAGAACCTACAGGGTGCGAAAGACGATCTTCGCGCAGCAGAGCGTATCGATCCGCGAGTCGCCTTGATCGAACAGGCAATCGCCGTTCGCTGCATGATCGCGATGGAAGAGGGACGTATGAGTGACGCGATCAATGAACTGAAGACATTGATCGAACGAAATCCCGAAAACACCGCATGGCAACTTCAACTTGCTGGCCTTTACATCCAAGACGATCGACCACGTCAGGCGGCCGACCTGATGACGGCGATCTTGGAACGCGATCCCGACAATATTGGTGCACTTCGTACACGTGCAGACGCCTATCTGAATACTGGAATGCATCAGAAGGCAATCGATGATTACGAAACCGCTATCGATATTTTGGGCGACAGCAAGGAATCACGTGAGCTGCCAGGGATCCTCAATAACTATGCGTGGGTCTTAGCAACCAGCCCTGAAGACAGCATCCGCAATGGTGCTAAAGCCGTTGAACTTGCGACCAAAGCCGTCGAACTGACCGACAGCTCCATGCCACACATCTTAAGTACTCTTGCGGCAGCTTACGCCGAGAATGGTGAATTTGAAAAAGCTATCGAGTGGAGTACAAAAGCTGTCGAAACCGGCAAGGAGCAAGATCACGAACAGGTTGATCAACTGCAAGAAGAACTCGATCAGTACAAGACCGGAAAGCCTTGGCGAGAGAAGCAAGAAGTCAAAGAAAACGCAACTCCGATCCTGTCTCCCGATGACTTGATCGACACCTAA
- a CDS encoding DUF6793 family protein, with product MPLFEIETSSHIIITWAEDEQAARDVVFDAYPNDAVVRLTKRPRDTWVISKGALGLTNTTLDPCLVARECLNRSAGDKVNAIRLYRMETGSDLEQARKVIESNMVMGW from the coding sequence ATGCCTCTGTTCGAAATCGAAACCAGTTCGCACATCATCATTACTTGGGCCGAAGACGAACAAGCGGCACGAGACGTGGTCTTTGACGCATATCCCAATGATGCGGTTGTTCGATTGACCAAACGCCCACGCGATACCTGGGTGATCAGCAAAGGTGCGCTGGGACTAACAAACACCACTCTCGATCCATGCTTGGTCGCGAGGGAATGCCTGAACCGTTCCGCGGGCGATAAGGTCAACGCTATCCGCTTGTATCGAATGGAAACCGGTAGCGACTTGGAACAGGCTCGAAAGGTAATTGAATCCAACATGGTGATGGGTTGGTAG